The sequence CTTGGCCCGCGCCTTCTCCTCGTCCCGCCGGGCACCGCCGAAGAGCGCGTTGAAGCGATGCTTCTCCACCGCCTCCAGCAACACCGGCGTCTGGATCCGGTTGCGCGTCCCGTCGGCCGCCTCCCGCACCAACCCGCTGGCCAGGGCCTCCGGCACGCTGGCCACCACCAACTGCAGGCCCAGCTCGGTGACCCGCTGGTCGCGGTAGTCCAGCACCTCGGGGAAGTTGTGACCGGTGTCGACGTGCATCACCGGGAAGGGTATCTGGGCCGGAGCGAACGCCTTCTGCGCCAGCCGGAGCATGACGATCGAGTCCTTGCCGCCGGAGAAGAGCAGGACCGGCCGCTCCATCTCGGCGACCACCTCGCGCATCACGAAGACGCTCTCCGCCTCCAGTGCGTCGAGGTGAGTGACCTGGTAAGCCGCCGTCGCGGTCATGACACAGGCCCGATTCGCTCACTCATCCGCTTTCCAGACCTTTCCGGTCGGGGATGTCAGGAAGTAGCGCCAGGTTACCCGCAATGCCGCTGTAGCGCTGCAAGCAACCGGCTGGCGAGATCCTTGCGGCACACCAGCAGGTCGGGCAGCCGCGGATCCGCCTCGTTGTATTTCAGCGCAGAACCGTCGATCCGGGAAGCATGCAGTCCGGTGGCCGTCGCCACAGCCACCGGGGCAGCCGAATCCCACTCGTACTGCCCGCCGGCATGGATGTAGGCGTCCACCTCACCGCTGACCACCGCGGCGATCTTCGCCCCGGCGGAACCCATCGGCACCAACTGCGCACCGGCCTCCTCCGCGAGGTCGGTCAGGAACACCGGCGGTCGGCTCCGGCTGGCCGCCAACCGAAGCCGCCGGGCCCCACCCGCGGTCGCCGCCTCCGGCGTCATCGGCGGATAGGCCGGCGGATGGTCCGTACCCAGCACCCGGTGCTGGGCCGGCAACCCGACCGCACCGGCCACCAGACCATGCGAGGCCGGCGCGTTACGGGCCCAGAGCGCCACATGCACCGCCCAGTCCGCGCGCCCCTCCTCGCTGAACTCCCGGGTACCGTCCAACGGGTCGATGATCCAGACCCGGTCGGCGGTCAACCGGGAGACGGCCGCGGTGTTCACCTCGGCCGCCCACGCCAGCCGGGAACCCTCGTCCTCCTCGGACAGCACCGCGTCACCCGGGCGCCACTTCGCCAACTCGGTCCGGATCAGGTCATGCGAGACCTTGTCCCCCGCCGACTTCAACGCACCGGTGTCGGCGAACCCCATCTCCGCCCGCAACGCCAACAGCGCCTGTCCGGCCCGATCCGCCAGCCACCGCGCGAACGCGCCGTCGATCATCGGTGGACCGCTCATGCTCCCGCTCCCGTCGCCTCGCCACGATCCCGCGTACGCCGAGCGCCCGGCCCCCGCCCGGTCGCCGAATCCGCACACTACCGGGCCGCACCGCACCGCGCCGCCACCGCTACCCTCTCAACCCCCGTGGTAGCGGTTCTGCGTCGGCTCCACACCCAAGGTGACCACGGATTCGACCACGTCCGCCGCCCGGTCCACCAGAAAATCCAACTCCTTGCGCTCCACCGGGCTGAAATCCGACAGCACGTAGTCCGCCGGATCCTGCCGACCCGGCGGCCGGCCGATCCCGAACCGCACCCGCACGTAGTCCTTCGTACCCAGCGACTTCGACATCGACCGCAGGCCGTTGTGCCCACCCTCGCCCCCGCCGCACTTCACCCGCAGCTGGCCGTAGTCGATGTCCAACTCGTCGTGCACCGCGATCACCCGACCGGGCGACACCTTGTGGAACTGGGCCAGCCCGGCCACCGGCCCGCCGGAAAGATTCATGTAGGTCAACGGCTTCATCAGCACCAACTTCGGCCCACCGAAGCCGAGCCGCCCCTGGGCGGCCTCCGCCATCGCCCGCTTGTGCCGGCCGAACCTGCCACCCACCCGGTCGGCCAGCAGGTCCGCGACCATGAACCCGACGTTGTGCCGGTTGTGCGCGTACTGCCGGCCCGGGTTACCCAGACCGACCACCAGCCACGGCCCGGTCTCGTCCGTCACCGCCCGCCCCTCCCGCTTCCGCCGGCGGCCAACACCGCACCGCGCCGCCGGTCCTCCGATACGCCGGCAGGCGCCCCCGAGGAACCGGGGACGCCTGCCGCAAACTGAACCGCGAGACGATCAGGCCTCGGCGCGGCCCTCGGTGCCGGCCTCGCCCTCGGCCGGAGCCTCGGTGACCTCGGTGACCTCGGTGACCTCGCCCACCTCGGCCTCGGCCTCCTCGGTGGCCTCCTCGACCTCGGGCAGCGTCGCCTCCAACTGCTCCGCCGTCGGCGCGGCGGTGATGGTGGCCACCGTGAGCTCCGGGTCGACGGCCAGCTCGACGCCGGACGGCAGCTCGACATCGCCGGCGGTGACGTGGGCACCCGGCTGCACGCCCTCGATCGAGGCCTCCAGGTGGTCCGGCACCCTGGTGGCGTCCGCGGTCACCGAGAGGGTGTCGTGGTCGTGCACGATCAGGGTGTTCCTCGCGGCCTCACCGGTCAGGTGGATCGGCACGTCGACGGTGACCTGCTCGCCCCGCCGCACCAGCAGCAGGTCGACGTGCTCGAACGTGTCCCTGATCGGGTCACGCTGAATCGCCTTCGGCAACGCCAACGCCTGGGTGCCGTCGCTGACGTCGATCGCGAAGAGTTGGTTCGCCCCGCCCTTGCGGATCGCGGCCGCGAACTCACGGGCCGGCAGTGCGATGTGCTTGGGCTTCTCGCCATGGCCGTACAGCACGGCGGGCACCTTGCCGGCCCGGCGGGTACGGCGGGCACCACCCTTGCCGAACTCGGTGCGGGGCTCGGCGCTGATCTTTACCTCGGACACGGGGAAACTCCTGATGCTTCGCTGCGGCAGCTTGTCGTCTGGCGGTGCTGGGCGGGGGGCTCGCAGGGGCGCATGCGTCAGAAGACTGCCCGGAGCACCGCGTCGATCACGGTGCCTCCGTGCGGCGCTTCTCAGCGGCCCGCAGGGCACCCTCGCCGTGGCAACCGCACCAGTCTACCCGAGCGGTTTCCCCGACTTCCGGCAGTCCCCGCAACCGCCCGGCAGCACCCCAACGGCCGCCCCACCGAGGCACCCGGACGGGCCGGCCACCCCGGCCGACCCTCCCGCCGTCACCGCTCAGCGGCGCACCGCCGTCAGCTCAACCCACCGAACAGGGTGGTCACGGAACCGTCGTCGAACACCTCACGGATCGCCCGGGCCAACAGCGGTGCGATGGACAGCACGGTGATCTTGTCGAGCTGCTTCTCCGGCGGCAACGGAAGCGTGTTGGTCACCACGACCTCGCTGATCGGGCTGTTCTTCAACCGCTCCGTCGCCGGGTCGGAGAGCAGCGCGTGGGTGGACGCCACGATCACGTCCGCCGCACCCGACTCCCCCAGGATGTCCGCCGCCTTGCTGATCGTGCCACCCGTGTCGATCATGTCGTCGACGATCAGGCAGACCCGACCCTCGACCTCACCGACCACCCGGTTCGCCACCACCTGGTTCGGCTTCATCGGATCCCGGGTCTTGTGGATGAACGCCAGCGGACAACCGCCCAGCCGGTCGGTCCACCGCTCGGCCACCCGCACCCGCCCCGAGTCCGGCGCGACCACGGTCATCGGCCGGCCGGCGTACCTGCGCTCCACGTACTCGGCCAGGATGTCCATCGCGAAGAGGTGGTCCACCGGGCCGTCGAAGAAGCCCTGGATCTGCGCGGTGTGCAGGTCCACGGTGAGGATGCGGTTCGCCCCCGCCGTCTTCAACAGGTCGGCGACCAGCCGCGCCGAGATCGGCTCCCGGCCGCGGTGCTTCTTGTCCTGCCGGGAGTACGGATAGAACGGCAGCACGACCGTGATCCGCTTGGCCGAGCCACGCTTGAGCGCGTCGACCATGATCAGGGTCTCCATGACCCACCTGTTCACCCCGTGCGTGACCGACTGCACCACGAAGGCGTCCGAACCACGTACCGAGTCCTTGAACCGTACGAAGATCTCGCCGTTGGCGAACTCGTACGCGTCGGCCGGCGTCGGCGCGACGCCGAGCACCTCACCGATCTCCCTGGCCAACTCCGGAAAACCACGTCCGGAAAAGAGCATCAGGCTCTTGCGGTTTTCGGCGACGATGCTGCCCATGGGCCCGTCTGCTCCCGTTTTGGTCGGTGGTACCCGGCCTACGGTGGTGGCGGCCGGGGACTATTCGGTTGCAGTATCTCCCGCCCCGGGCGTGCCGCCCACCGACTCGGCGGTGCCGTGGATTGCCTCACCTTCACTTGCCGGCGCCGGCGACGCCGGCGCACCCTGGGCATCCCGCACGGCACGCTCGGCCGCCTGCGCGGAAGCGGTACCCGGCCGCTTACGGGCCACCCACCCCTCCACGTTGCGCTGCGGCGCCCGGGTCACCCCCAGCGCACCCGGCGGCACGTCGTTGCTGATCGCACTGCCCGCCGCCACGTACGCCCCGGCACCCACCTCGACCGGCGCGATCAGGCTCGTGTCGCAGCCCACGAACGCCGCCTCGCCGACCACCGTGCGGTTCTTGCGCACCCCGTCGTAGTTCACGAAGATCGTCGCCGCGCCGATGTTCGCCCGCGCCCCGATCGTCGCGTCACCCACGTACGACAGGTGCGGCACCTTGGCCCCGGCACCCAGCTCCGAGTTCTTCACCTCGACGAACGTGCCGACCTTCGACCGCTCCGCCAGCCGCGCGGCCGGCCGCAGGTACGCGTACGGCCCGACGCTGGCACCAGAGCCCACCTCGGCGCCGATCGCGTGGCTGCGCAGGACCGTCGCGCCGGGCCCGACCACCGTGTCGATCAGCGTCACGTCCGGCCCGACCACCGCGCCGCTGCCGACCACCGAACCGCCCCGCAGCTGGGTGTTCTGATCCACCACCGCGTCCCGGTCCAGGGCCACCGTCACGTCGATCCAGGTCGTCTCCGGGTCGAGCAGGCTCACCCCGGCGCGCATCCAACGCTCGTTGACCCGGTCCCGCAGAAGTCGACGCAGCCCCGCCAACTCCACCCGGTCGTTGCAGCCGAGCGTCTCCGTGTGGTCGGACGCCAGGTGCACCCCCACCGGCTCGCCGGCCGAGACCAGCATCTTGAAGACGTCGGTCAGGTACTCCTCGCCCTGGTCGTTGTCGGTGGACAGCTTGCCCAACACGTCCCGCAGCCGGACCACGTCGAAGGCGTAGATGCCGGCGTTGATCTCCCGGACCGCCAACTGGGCCGGGGTGGCGTCGCGCTGCTCGACAATCCGCTCTAGGCGTCCCGCGACATCCCGCACGATGCGGCCCAGGCCGGTCGGATCCGGCACCTCGGCAGCCAGTACGGTGGCCGCCGCGCCCGCCTTCTCGTGCGCCGTCACCAACTCGGCAACCGTCTCCGGCCGCAGCAGCGGCACGTCGCCGTTGAGCACCACCACGGTGCCGGTGACCTCCGGGGCGGCCTCCAGGGCCATCCGCACCGCGTGCCCGGTGCCGAGCTGCTCCGCCTGGTGGACCGCGATGGCCTCCGCGGCGACCTCGGCCAGGTGGGCACGGACCTGGTCCGCGCCGTGCCCGACCACCACCAACGTCCGCGCCGCGGCCAGCGGATCGGCCGCGTTGAGCACGTGACCGAGCAGTGTCCGGCCGAGCAGCGGATGCAGCACCTTCGGCAACGAGGACTTCATCCGCTTGCCCTCACCGGCGGCAAGCACGACGACGGTGCGGGGGTGGGGCTCGGACACGACGTGGCTCCCGTCGGACGCGGACAGTCTCGCGGCCATGCTAACCGGACAATCCGACCTGGTTGGCAAGGGCCGCGATGATCGGCAGTTGCGCCATCTGCTGGGGTGCCTGGATTCGAACCAGGAGCTCAAGGCTCCAAAGGCCTGCGGGTTGCCATTACCCCACACCCCATTGCCATGTCAAGTGCGGTGCCCACATCAATTCGTGCGAATGTGCCCTGCCGCAGCCCGGAACAGCTCGGCGATCATACCCTCTATTCGCCAGTAGAGCTCGCGGCTACGCGGCACGTTGATCACAAGGCAGCCGCGATAGTCCTCGCCGGTGTTGCGGCGAAGGGTGGCGGGGTTGTGCCTCTTCAGGGTCGCCCGTCGGAAGCGGTCCGGTGGCAGTCGTAGCTCGGTCGCCCACCATTCCGCCGCAGCGATCGCGTCGGCAGTCTCGTGGATGCTCACCCGGTAGGTCGGCACAGCGCGGTCGACTCCACAGGTTTCCAGGAAGCGTAGGAAGAGGGAGAGGAGACCAGGGTCGCTGTTGATGAACTGGACATGGTCGTAGCGACGCCACGGTTTCGACTTGGCGCCCTCGCACCAGTAGATCACCGCCCCCACAAGCAGCAGATCCCGATCGTCGAGCTGCCCGACCACTTGAGCGGCCAAGGCGTGCGTCTGCCCTTGGGCTTCATCCCGCGCCCGGCGGTGGGCCGCCCAACGCGCTTCGGTCATGGTCTTCGAGTGAAGGTGCCGACGCTCCTGCCCACCTCCCGACTGCTGATCGAGTGGAAGGTGCCGGAGCCAGAGATATGCCGTAGACCGACTCACTCCGAGCCGGCCCGCGATCTCCGGCACCGAATACCCCATCCTCCGGAACGCCACCGCCTCGGCACGCAGGTCATCCTTCGCGTTGGGGCGGCGGGTCCGCCCCGGCGCGGGAACACCTCGGAGCATGTCGTACACCCGGTTACGACCAAGGCCGGTGCGAGCGCGGATCTCGCGGACCGAGAGTTGTTCCTCGGTACGCAGTCGGCGCACTTCGGCGGCGTCGAATTCGGTCACGGGGTGCAGGTTAGGACGCGCGTACGACAATTCGGGCAGCCGCCCGCGTCGCTGCCGGTGCGATCTACCAGGGACTTAAGTTACGGTGACGTAGGCGTAGTTTCGTGATCCCACCGTCCCCTGCGAGGTGCCATGTCCACCGCCCTGCTCGACCCGCACCCGACCGGCCCGAAACCGCTGACCCAGGGCACCCAGTCACGCGGCATCCTGATCGCCCTGTGGTCCTTCGTGGTGATCCCGTTCGCGGCGCTGGTCGCCGCCGTGCCGGTGGCCTGGGGCGGCTGGCTCAGCTGGGTCGACGTGGGGATCGCGGCCTTCTGGTACGTGGTGTCGGGGCTGGGCATCACCGTCGGCTACCACCGCTACTTCACCCACGGCTCGTTCAAGGCGAAGCGGTGGTTGCGCGTCGGCATGGCCGCCACCGGCTCACTGGCGGTTCAGGGCGAGATCATCCAATGGGTGGCCGACCACCGGCGCCACCATGCTTTCTCCGACCTGGACGGGGATCCGCACTCGCCGTGGCGGTTCGGCACCAACCTACGCGGCCTGACCAAGGGGCTGTTCCACGCGCACATCGGCTGGCTGTTCGGCCGCGAGTTGTCCAACCGGGAGCGTTTCGCCCCGGATCTGTTGGCCGATCGGGACATCAGGCGGATGGACCGCCTCTTTCCGGTGATGGTGATCGTCTCGGTGCTCGGACCGGCGCTGATGGGCGGACTGTTGACGTGGTCCTGGCAGGGTGCGTTGACCGCCCTGTTCTGGGCCGGGCTGGTCCGGATCTCGCTGCTGCACCACGTCACCTGGTCGATCAACTCGGTGTGCCACGTGTACGGCGAACGGCCGTTCATGATGCGCCACGGGGACCGGGCTGCCAACTTCTGGCCGTTGGCCCTGATCTCCTTCGGGGAGAGCTGGCACAACCTGCACCACGCCGATCCGACGAGCGCGCGGCACGGGGTGCTGCGGGGCCAGATCGACATTTCGGCCCGGGTCATCTGGCTGTTCGAGAAGGTGGGTGCGGCCTGGGACGTCCGCTGGCCGAAGCCGGAGCGGATCGCGGCGAAGCTGGTGACGCCGGCGGAGCAACCGGCCGCCCAGCGGTAACCGGGCCGCCGGCCACCAAGTTACCTGGCAGTATGCTCGGGTGACCGGGCAGAACGCAGGCAACATCCCACGACAGGGCGTCACCGCGCGCCGGCGAGGTGACGAGATGGCCGAGGCTCCCAGCGACGAGGGCGGCAAACGCCGCCGGCGAACGGTTCCCGCCGCGCCGGCCAAGCCGGCGTCCCGGGTCCGCATGTCGGCGGCCCAGCGTCGGGAACAGTTGATCTCGATCGGTCGGCAGATCTTCGCCGAACGCGGCTTCGACGCCACCTCCATCGAGGAGGTGGCGTCCCGCGCCAAGGTCTCCAAGCCGGTGGTCTACGAGCACTTCGGCGGCAAGGAGGGGCTCTACGCGGTGGTGGTGGACCGGGAGGTCCGGTCGCTGCTGGAGCGGATCACCACGGCGCTGACCGCGGGGCACCCGAGGGAGTTGTTGGAGCAGGCGGCGTTGGCCCTGCTCGGCTACATCGAGGAGGAGACCAGCGGGTTCCGGGTGCTGGTGCGGGAGTCTCCGGTGCTCTCCGCGACCGGCAACTTCAGCAGCGTGATGAATGACGTCGCACATCAGGTGGAGCACATCCTCGGCGCGGAGTTCTCCAGCCGGGGTTACGACCCGAAGCTCGCCGAGTTGTACGCGCAGGCGCTGGTGGGCATGGTCGCGCTGACCGGCCGTTGGTGGTTGGAGGTCCGCAAGCCGCGCAAGGAGACGGTGGCGGCGCACCTGGTGAACCTGTCCTGGAACGGTCTGTCGCACCTGGAGGCGAAGCCGGGGCTGATCACCGTTCGCGGCCAGTGACCAGGTCGACCGGGTGCGGCGGTCAGCGACGGCGGTGGGCCTCGGCGACCGGGTGGTAGCGATGATTCCGCTCGGCCTCGGCGTCCTCGGGCGGGCCGACCTTGTCGTAGAGGC is a genomic window of Micromonospora tarapacensis containing:
- the pth gene encoding aminoacyl-tRNA hydrolase encodes the protein MTDETGPWLVVGLGNPGRQYAHNRHNVGFMVADLLADRVGGRFGRHKRAMAEAAQGRLGFGGPKLVLMKPLTYMNLSGGPVAGLAQFHKVSPGRVIAVHDELDIDYGQLRVKCGGGEGGHNGLRSMSKSLGTKDYVRVRFGIGRPPGRQDPADYVLSDFSPVERKELDFLVDRAADVVESVVTLGVEPTQNRYHGG
- a CDS encoding ribose-phosphate diphosphokinase produces the protein MGSIVAENRKSLMLFSGRGFPELAREIGEVLGVAPTPADAYEFANGEIFVRFKDSVRGSDAFVVQSVTHGVNRWVMETLIMVDALKRGSAKRITVVLPFYPYSRQDKKHRGREPISARLVADLLKTAGANRILTVDLHTAQIQGFFDGPVDHLFAMDILAEYVERRYAGRPMTVVAPDSGRVRVAERWTDRLGGCPLAFIHKTRDPMKPNQVVANRVVGEVEGRVCLIVDDMIDTGGTISKAADILGESGAADVIVASTHALLSDPATERLKNSPISEVVVTNTLPLPPEKQLDKITVLSIAPLLARAIREVFDDGSVTTLFGGLS
- a CDS encoding acyl-CoA desaturase, whose amino-acid sequence is MSTALLDPHPTGPKPLTQGTQSRGILIALWSFVVIPFAALVAAVPVAWGGWLSWVDVGIAAFWYVVSGLGITVGYHRYFTHGSFKAKRWLRVGMAATGSLAVQGEIIQWVADHRRHHAFSDLDGDPHSPWRFGTNLRGLTKGLFHAHIGWLFGRELSNRERFAPDLLADRDIRRMDRLFPVMVIVSVLGPALMGGLLTWSWQGALTALFWAGLVRISLLHHVTWSINSVCHVYGERPFMMRHGDRAANFWPLALISFGESWHNLHHADPTSARHGVLRGQIDISARVIWLFEKVGAAWDVRWPKPERIAAKLVTPAEQPAAQR
- a CDS encoding helix-turn-helix domain-containing protein, which codes for MTEFDAAEVRRLRTEEQLSVREIRARTGLGRNRVYDMLRGVPAPGRTRRPNAKDDLRAEAVAFRRMGYSVPEIAGRLGVSRSTAYLWLRHLPLDQQSGGGQERRHLHSKTMTEARWAAHRRARDEAQGQTHALAAQVVGQLDDRDLLLVGAVIYWCEGAKSKPWRRYDHVQFINSDPGLLSLFLRFLETCGVDRAVPTYRVSIHETADAIAAAEWWATELRLPPDRFRRATLKRHNPATLRRNTGEDYRGCLVINVPRSRELYWRIEGMIAELFRAAAGHIRTN
- a CDS encoding inositol monophosphatase family protein, yielding MSGPPMIDGAFARWLADRAGQALLALRAEMGFADTGALKSAGDKVSHDLIRTELAKWRPGDAVLSEEDEGSRLAWAAEVNTAAVSRLTADRVWIIDPLDGTREFSEEGRADWAVHVALWARNAPASHGLVAGAVGLPAQHRVLGTDHPPAYPPMTPEAATAGGARRLRLAASRSRPPVFLTDLAEEAGAQLVPMGSAGAKIAAVVSGEVDAYIHAGGQYEWDSAAPVAVATATGLHASRIDGSALKYNEADPRLPDLLVCRKDLASRLLAALQRHCG
- a CDS encoding 50S ribosomal protein L25/general stress protein Ctc, which translates into the protein MSEVKISAEPRTEFGKGGARRTRRAGKVPAVLYGHGEKPKHIALPAREFAAAIRKGGANQLFAIDVSDGTQALALPKAIQRDPIRDTFEHVDLLLVRRGEQVTVDVPIHLTGEAARNTLIVHDHDTLSVTADATRVPDHLEASIEGVQPGAHVTAGDVELPSGVELAVDPELTVATITAAPTAEQLEATLPEVEEATEEAEAEVGEVTEVTEVTEAPAEGEAGTEGRAEA
- the glmU gene encoding bifunctional UDP-N-acetylglucosamine diphosphorylase/glucosamine-1-phosphate N-acetyltransferase GlmU — encoded protein: MSEPHPRTVVVLAAGEGKRMKSSLPKVLHPLLGRTLLGHVLNAADPLAAARTLVVVGHGADQVRAHLAEVAAEAIAVHQAEQLGTGHAVRMALEAAPEVTGTVVVLNGDVPLLRPETVAELVTAHEKAGAAATVLAAEVPDPTGLGRIVRDVAGRLERIVEQRDATPAQLAVREINAGIYAFDVVRLRDVLGKLSTDNDQGEEYLTDVFKMLVSAGEPVGVHLASDHTETLGCNDRVELAGLRRLLRDRVNERWMRAGVSLLDPETTWIDVTVALDRDAVVDQNTQLRGGSVVGSGAVVGPDVTLIDTVVGPGATVLRSHAIGAEVGSGASVGPYAYLRPAARLAERSKVGTFVEVKNSELGAGAKVPHLSYVGDATIGARANIGAATIFVNYDGVRKNRTVVGEAAFVGCDTSLIAPVEVGAGAYVAAGSAISNDVPPGALGVTRAPQRNVEGWVARKRPGTASAQAAERAVRDAQGAPASPAPASEGEAIHGTAESVGGTPGAGDTATE
- a CDS encoding TetR/AcrR family transcriptional regulator, with amino-acid sequence MAEAPSDEGGKRRRRTVPAAPAKPASRVRMSAAQRREQLISIGRQIFAERGFDATSIEEVASRAKVSKPVVYEHFGGKEGLYAVVVDREVRSLLERITTALTAGHPRELLEQAALALLGYIEEETSGFRVLVRESPVLSATGNFSSVMNDVAHQVEHILGAEFSSRGYDPKLAELYAQALVGMVALTGRWWLEVRKPRKETVAAHLVNLSWNGLSHLEAKPGLITVRGQ